Below is a window of Fervidobacterium pennivorans DSM 9078 DNA.
CGCCGGTTATACCTGTTCGATCTATGCTCTCTACAAACCAATCTTGCGCGATGAAATAGATCAAAATTAAAGGCAAGATTGTTAAAAGCGTTCCGGCCATTATTATCGCTTCGTTTAAGGTTCGGCCCGTGGTCGTTCCAGGAACAACCAGGTAAAGTCTTCTGAACATATCTTCAAATCTTTGAAGTTGTAATGGCAGAGTTGTCCATTTTTCACCTAAGTAAAGCGCTGTGATAACTGTATCATTCCAATACCAAACCAACGAGAAAAGGAAAGAAATGAGGTAAGCCGGCATGGCAGATGGTGCAACGATTCTTGCAAATATTCTAATTGTCGAAGCGCCATCTATCTTTGCGGCTTCTTCCAAGGATTTCGGAAACATGTTGAAAAATTGATAAAATATGACAATGAAAATCGCGCTCCTTATTCCCTGAGTAAAGGTTGCTGGTATAATCAATGACCATAGTGTCCCGAGTAGGTTCAGGTCTTTAAACATCAAAAACTGTGGAATCATAGTAACCTGGGGCGGTAAAATGAACGTTGCAACAGCGATGGCGAAAAGTATATTTTTCCCGGGGAACCTAAAACGTGAAAACCCGTATCCGACGACCGATGCAGAGATAGTTTGCAAAAATGCGGGTATTGTTGAGATAATGATAGTTTGTATTAGTGTCTTCGCGTAATCGAGAACCTTTACAGCTTCTTTGTAGTTACCGGTGTATAACTTCGTCGGAATCCACTTCACAAGTGGGTTCACCAAATCGGACGTATCCATGAAACTGTATGATATCATGTATATTATCGGATATAC
It encodes the following:
- a CDS encoding carbohydrate ABC transporter permease, translated to MKIRVFKKLQPKDERSRLDLYFIEKRTKKAFEIATVYFMLLLIGFVFVYPIIYMISYSFMDTSDLVNPLVKWIPTKLYTGNYKEAVKVLDYAKTLIQTIIISTIPAFLQTISASVVGYGFSRFRFPGKNILFAIAVATFILPPQVTMIPQFLMFKDLNLLGTLWSLIIPATFTQGIRSAIFIVIFYQFFNMFPKSLEEAAKIDGASTIRIFARIVAPSAMPAYLISFLFSLVWYWNDTVITALYLGEKWTTLPLQLQRFEDMFRRLYLVVPGTTTGRTLNEAIIMAGTLLTILPLILIYFIAQDWFVESIDRTGITGE